From a single Candoia aspera isolate rCanAsp1 chromosome 10, rCanAsp1.hap2, whole genome shotgun sequence genomic region:
- the LOC134503131 gene encoding synaptosomal-associated protein 25-like, which yields MAAHSVAGPESEDLEQRIHHINNESLESTRRMLQLVDESKDAGIRTLVMLDDQGEQLDRIEDGLDQIIQDMKEAEKNLSDMAKCCGLFVCPCARLKNIKAIEASKAASGNAQDVVSQQPIMMTAGTQMMMSGPFIQRIMKDDVEDEMEQNLTQVDSMLSNLRSMAVDMSNEIDVQSKQVDNIKEKAVANVISINEANNQTTKMLKKA from the exons ATGGCAGCCCACAGCGTGGCAGGACCCGAGTCAGAAGATCTTGAGCAACGTATCCACCACATCAACAATGAG TCTTTGGAAAGCACCAGACGGATGTTGCAGCTGGTAGATGAG AGCAAAGATGCTGGGATTCGAACTTTGGTTATGCTGGATGATCAAGGGG AGCAGCTGGACCGCATCGAAGATGGCTTGGACCAGATTATCCAGGACATGAAGGAGGCAGAGAAGAACCTCAGCGACATGGCCAAGTGCTGCGGCCTTTTCGTCTGCCCTTGCGCCAG GTTAAAGAACATCAAGGCCATCGAGGCCAGTAAGGCCGCATCCGGCAACGCCCAGGATGTGGTGTCACAGCAGCCTATCATGATGACAGCCGGGACCCAGATGATGATGAGTGGCCCCTTCATCCAGAG GATAATGAAAGACGACGTGGAGGATGAGATGGAGCAGAATTTGACCCAGGTGGACAGTATGCTGAGTAACCTGCGCAGTATGGCGGTGGATATGAGCAACGAAATTGATGTCCAGAGCAAGCAGGTGGACAATATCAAAGAGAAG GCCGTTGCCAATGTGATCAGCATCAACGAAGCCAACAACCAGACCACCAAGATGCTGAAGAAAGCCTGA